The following are from one region of the Pseudodesulfovibrio piezophilus C1TLV30 genome:
- the topA gene encoding type I DNA topoisomerase, producing MSKDLIIVESPAKVKTISKFLGKDYMVDASVGHVRDLPTRDLGVDEENDFAPQYEVIKGKEEVVKRLKAAAKKADTVYLAPDPDREGEAIAWHVAELIKPVNKKIRRIQFNEITARAVKGALEDAQELNENLFDSQQARRILDRLVGYKISPILWKNVKRGISAGRVQSVALKILVEREKERRAFRADEYWPFKVLLEGSTPPPFWLDLHKLEEKAVKPGVNHIGTQTEAESLQDALENGEFVVDSVQEKQRKRSPLPPYITSTLQQDANRRMGYSAKRTMSIAQRLYEGVELGKRGTTALITYMRTDSVRIAKDAQDAARELILDKFGDDYYPPKTRHFKTKGSAQDAHEAIRPVDVSITPDDVKSYLPSEQHKLYRLVWQRFVASQMAVATFWDTTVLVKAPRTQWRAKGERLLFPGFLAAMDKGSSDGDTELPKLAEGDILALNELKKEQKFTQPPPRYSEASLVKTLEELGIGRPSTYAAIISTLLDREYARQEEKRFVPTELGFTVSNQLSEHFKALMDVGFTAQMENLLDDVAAGKQDWVKLLNDFGGDFYPTLDKARTEMARSQQETEIVCENCGKPMAIKFGKTGEFLGCTGFPSCRTIKNFTRDEQGAIQIVEREKPEETGVKCDKCGRPMAIKQSRRGEFLGCTGYPDCKNIVNFERDENGKIKVIESEKPKVVGTCPECGGELLLKKARTGSRFIACSNYPDCTYAAPFSTGVPCPNEGCEGELVEKSSRRGKLFYSCSTYPKCDYAVWNWPVNEPCPKCQHPILTRKTTKDKGEHIACPQKGCGYTREMDAEK from the coding sequence ATGTCAAAAGATTTAATCATCGTTGAGTCCCCCGCCAAAGTGAAGACCATCAGTAAGTTCCTGGGTAAGGACTATATGGTCGACGCCTCTGTCGGACATGTCCGCGACCTGCCAACCCGCGACCTCGGTGTGGATGAAGAAAATGACTTCGCCCCGCAATATGAGGTCATCAAGGGCAAGGAGGAGGTCGTCAAACGCCTGAAAGCCGCCGCCAAAAAAGCGGATACCGTCTATCTCGCACCTGACCCCGACCGCGAGGGAGAGGCTATTGCGTGGCATGTTGCCGAGCTTATCAAGCCAGTCAACAAGAAAATCCGACGTATTCAGTTCAACGAAATTACTGCTCGAGCAGTCAAGGGAGCTCTTGAGGACGCACAGGAACTCAATGAGAACCTGTTTGACTCCCAGCAGGCGCGTCGAATTCTTGATCGCCTGGTTGGTTACAAGATTTCTCCGATTCTCTGGAAGAATGTCAAACGCGGAATTTCCGCAGGGCGGGTTCAGTCCGTTGCCCTCAAGATTCTGGTGGAGCGGGAGAAGGAGCGCCGCGCTTTTCGGGCCGATGAATACTGGCCGTTCAAGGTGTTGCTGGAAGGTTCCACTCCGCCACCGTTCTGGCTCGATCTTCACAAGCTGGAAGAGAAGGCCGTCAAACCGGGCGTCAATCACATCGGTACCCAGACCGAGGCCGAATCTCTTCAGGATGCTTTGGAGAATGGAGAATTCGTGGTGGATTCCGTGCAGGAGAAGCAGCGCAAACGTTCGCCTCTGCCGCCATATATTACCTCGACCCTGCAACAGGACGCCAACAGGCGTATGGGCTATTCTGCCAAGCGGACCATGTCCATTGCCCAGCGTCTCTATGAAGGTGTGGAGCTTGGCAAGCGTGGAACCACGGCTCTCATCACCTACATGCGTACCGATTCGGTGCGCATTGCCAAGGACGCGCAGGATGCGGCCAGGGAATTGATTCTCGACAAGTTCGGTGACGATTATTATCCGCCCAAAACACGGCACTTCAAGACCAAGGGGAGCGCCCAGGACGCGCATGAAGCGATCCGTCCCGTTGATGTCTCCATCACGCCTGATGACGTCAAATCCTATCTTCCGTCCGAACAGCACAAGCTTTACCGATTGGTCTGGCAGCGCTTTGTAGCTTCACAGATGGCTGTTGCCACGTTCTGGGATACCACCGTTCTGGTCAAGGCTCCGCGCACCCAGTGGCGGGCCAAGGGAGAACGTCTGCTCTTTCCCGGTTTCCTGGCTGCCATGGACAAGGGAAGCAGTGATGGTGATACCGAACTACCCAAGCTGGCTGAAGGCGATATCCTCGCCCTCAATGAGTTGAAAAAGGAACAAAAGTTCACTCAGCCGCCGCCACGGTATTCGGAAGCATCGCTCGTCAAGACGCTGGAGGAACTCGGTATCGGCCGTCCTTCGACGTATGCCGCAATTATTTCCACACTGCTCGACCGGGAATATGCCCGTCAGGAAGAAAAGCGTTTTGTTCCTACCGAACTGGGTTTTACCGTCTCCAACCAGCTTTCCGAGCATTTCAAGGCTCTTATGGATGTCGGGTTCACCGCACAGATGGAAAATCTGCTTGATGATGTGGCCGCAGGCAAGCAGGACTGGGTTAAATTGCTCAATGACTTTGGGGGAGATTTCTATCCGACCCTCGACAAGGCCCGGACGGAAATGGCCCGTTCTCAGCAGGAAACCGAAATTGTCTGTGAGAATTGTGGAAAACCCATGGCCATCAAGTTTGGGAAAACTGGGGAATTCCTGGGGTGTACAGGCTTTCCATCCTGTCGGACAATCAAGAATTTCACCCGTGACGAGCAGGGGGCTATCCAGATAGTGGAGCGTGAGAAGCCGGAAGAAACCGGCGTTAAATGCGACAAATGCGGACGTCCCATGGCCATCAAGCAGTCCAGGCGGGGTGAATTCCTCGGCTGCACGGGCTACCCGGATTGCAAGAATATCGTCAATTTTGAGCGGGATGAAAACGGCAAAATCAAGGTCATTGAGAGCGAAAAACCCAAGGTTGTCGGCACCTGTCCGGAATGCGGGGGGGAATTGCTTCTCAAGAAGGCCCGGACAGGCTCCCGTTTTATCGCCTGTTCCAACTATCCTGACTGCACCTATGCCGCGCCTTTTTCGACAGGGGTTCCCTGCCCCAATGAGGGGTGTGAAGGGGAGTTGGTTGAAAAGTCATCGCGCCGGGGCAAGCTCTTTTATTCCTGCTCCACCTATCCCAAGTGCGATTATGCCGTCTGGAATTGGCCTGTCAATGAGCCATGTCCCAAGTGCCAGCATCCTATTCTGACCCGAAAGACCACCAAGGACAAAGGGGAACATATCGCATGCCCCCAAAAAGGGTGCGGATATACAAGGGAAATGGACGCAGAGAAATAA
- a CDS encoding glycosyltransferase family 2 protein has protein sequence MNENYLRLFQLGLPAQIREIPLDELLRYIHNHLNSFLIDTSGGACLIDRLSADPAINHSPEAQKMLLYLMDKILQLCPLKPGFLESTFQLTGNPMIENRLKLVQSTNESAETYTLIENLKQDESEEVLGYLSQLLSAHPNHVPAAQHALYIGQLLGREPGEWIHQFKPPLPLKQEWDILLFNHYAFLGSMDKAWSLWHKLRPAQLRESSLNMAAEMFVFKGEIDQAVALYEQSLAMDPLQGPLQSRVRELRSPFQPDHSLLASCRVNICLYSWNKASLLRQTLESLSQSDIGPARIDILLNGCTDYSRDVVEEARAWFPENEIILHDLHVNIGAPAARNWLLGLPEIRQSEYVAFLDDDVTVQKDWLSQFLTVAERDASIAVVGCKIVHPGTPAMLQYLYRHVAVADHGLLLMSNDTPFKHYDIGTYAFIRETRNVMGCQHLLRTKALRDAPHGFDIRFSPSQIDDIDHDLAMCLAGHKVMYCGTVTCVHHQSSGTNVISRPTDNRAFSNALGNDIKFFFKHSEHLDALRQLDCLSLEL, from the coding sequence ATGAATGAGAATTATTTGAGGCTGTTTCAATTGGGTTTACCGGCACAAATACGGGAGATTCCCCTTGATGAGTTGCTTCGGTATATCCACAACCATCTCAATTCATTCCTGATTGATACATCAGGGGGAGCCTGTCTCATCGACAGGCTTTCTGCTGATCCTGCCATCAACCACTCACCGGAAGCCCAGAAGATGCTTTTGTATCTCATGGATAAAATACTTCAACTCTGCCCACTCAAACCGGGCTTCCTTGAGTCCACTTTCCAGCTCACGGGAAATCCGATGATTGAAAATCGGCTCAAGTTGGTCCAGTCTACCAATGAGTCCGCCGAAACCTACACATTGATAGAAAATCTCAAACAGGATGAGTCCGAAGAAGTACTCGGGTATCTTTCGCAACTGCTGAGCGCCCATCCAAACCATGTCCCGGCTGCGCAGCATGCTCTGTACATAGGCCAGTTACTGGGCAGGGAACCGGGAGAGTGGATTCATCAGTTCAAACCTCCCCTGCCTCTCAAACAGGAATGGGACATCCTGCTTTTCAACCATTATGCATTCCTCGGAAGCATGGATAAGGCATGGTCATTGTGGCACAAGCTCAGACCGGCTCAGCTCAGAGAAAGCTCGCTCAACATGGCTGCGGAGATGTTTGTTTTCAAAGGAGAAATTGATCAGGCCGTGGCTTTGTATGAACAGTCGTTGGCTATGGATCCGTTACAGGGACCGCTTCAATCCCGCGTGCGGGAACTTCGGTCGCCATTTCAGCCGGATCATTCCTTACTTGCCAGTTGCCGGGTCAATATCTGCCTCTATTCCTGGAACAAGGCGTCCCTGCTTCGTCAGACATTGGAAAGCCTGAGTCAGTCCGATATCGGTCCGGCTCGCATTGATATCCTGCTCAACGGGTGCACGGATTACAGCAGGGATGTGGTGGAAGAGGCTCGGGCATGGTTTCCTGAGAATGAGATTATTCTCCATGACCTGCATGTCAACATCGGCGCTCCCGCCGCTCGGAACTGGTTGCTGGGGTTACCTGAAATTCGGCAATCGGAATATGTGGCATTTCTTGACGATGACGTGACTGTGCAAAAAGACTGGCTGTCCCAGTTTCTGACTGTGGCAGAAAGAGATGCGTCCATTGCTGTGGTGGGCTGCAAGATTGTTCATCCCGGAACACCGGCCATGCTTCAGTATCTTTACAGGCATGTTGCCGTGGCAGACCACGGTCTGTTGCTCATGAGCAACGACACGCCCTTCAAGCATTATGACATCGGCACCTATGCCTTCATTCGGGAAACTCGTAATGTCATGGGCTGCCAACACCTGCTCAGAACCAAGGCTCTCAGGGACGCGCCGCATGGTTTTGATATCCGTTTCTCTCCGTCGCAGATAGACGATATCGATCACGATCTTGCCATGTGCCTTGCTGGTCATAAAGTCATGTATTGTGGCACCGTGACCTGTGTTCACCATCAAAGTAGCGGAACCAACGTCATAAGTCGTCCTACTGATAACAGGGCGTTTTCCAATGCCCTTGGTAATGATATCAAATTTTTTTTCAAGCACTCGGAGCATCTGGATGCACTCAGGCAATTGGATTGTCTGAGTCTTGAATTGTAA
- a CDS encoding glycosyltransferase family 2 protein encodes MNEQYFQIYQYGMAAQLKELTLDEMVEYVLNHLHNFLLDESVSFCFIERFANDPETGKHTQATRALLYLLDKALQLRPFRPGLLGAVVKLTGNTAAQQRMDLIAERNLDKEIYDQISGLDIKKDAEDVATFIAQLIKAHPDHIAAAQFALTVDRHLGIPYGHWRDDFVCPQAIRRDWDIALFNHHASLCDYDSARKIWDSLHMDMVRETSLNMAAEMFIASGDRAKGIALYKASLEQDPRQTPVRLRVRELEHPFQPDASLTDSSSVSICLYSWNKGEILGQTLQSLSRSNIGSATLHILLNGCTDDSRAIVDAACPLFPNNKVVIHDLHVNIGAPAARNWLMRLPEVQESQYIAFLDDDVTVPENWLASFLTVAEQDDSIGVVGCKIVHPGMPSLIQYLFRYVAIADHGLLKMSIHSPLGSYDTHSYDYIRETRNVMGCLHLLRTSAVKNIKAGFDIRFSPSQVDDIDHDIAVCLEGHKVMYCGLVTCVHHQSSGVNFKRINDNIAATGSTMGNDIKFYFKHLEHMHAVKALDNLSLDLGVRLPEF; translated from the coding sequence ATGAACGAACAGTATTTTCAGATTTACCAATACGGCATGGCAGCGCAACTCAAGGAATTGACCCTTGATGAGATGGTCGAGTATGTGTTGAATCATCTCCATAATTTCCTGTTGGATGAGTCGGTCAGCTTCTGCTTCATCGAACGGTTCGCCAATGATCCCGAGACCGGAAAACATACCCAGGCCACCCGTGCACTGCTCTATCTGCTCGACAAAGCCCTTCAGCTTCGTCCTTTCAGGCCGGGCTTACTGGGTGCGGTCGTGAAATTGACGGGCAATACCGCTGCGCAACAACGAATGGACCTCATCGCCGAACGAAATCTCGACAAAGAGATATACGACCAGATTTCAGGATTGGACATCAAAAAGGATGCGGAAGATGTCGCCACCTTCATCGCCCAACTGATCAAGGCGCACCCGGATCATATCGCGGCCGCCCAGTTCGCACTGACTGTCGATCGTCACCTCGGCATCCCCTACGGTCACTGGCGCGATGATTTTGTCTGCCCCCAGGCCATTCGGCGCGATTGGGATATTGCTCTTTTCAACCACCATGCGTCCTTGTGTGATTATGACAGCGCGAGGAAAATCTGGGATTCCCTGCATATGGATATGGTGCGGGAGACTTCTCTCAACATGGCCGCAGAGATGTTCATCGCGTCCGGCGATAGAGCCAAAGGGATCGCGCTTTACAAAGCGTCACTCGAACAGGACCCACGCCAGACCCCGGTGCGGTTGCGGGTGCGTGAATTGGAGCACCCCTTTCAGCCGGATGCCTCCCTCACGGATTCCAGTTCGGTCTCCATATGTCTCTATTCCTGGAACAAGGGGGAAATCCTCGGGCAGACCTTGCAGAGTCTGAGCCGGTCCAATATCGGTTCAGCCACGCTTCATATCCTGCTCAACGGGTGTACGGATGACAGCCGCGCCATTGTGGATGCGGCGTGTCCCCTTTTCCCGAACAACAAAGTGGTTATTCACGACTTGCATGTGAATATTGGCGCACCGGCTGCGCGGAACTGGCTGATGCGGTTGCCGGAGGTGCAGGAGTCCCAGTATATTGCTTTTCTTGATGACGATGTGACCGTGCCGGAAAACTGGTTGGCCTCCTTCCTGACTGTTGCCGAACAGGATGACTCCATCGGCGTGGTCGGGTGCAAGATTGTCCATCCAGGCATGCCTTCACTCATCCAGTATCTTTTCCGTTATGTGGCCATTGCGGATCACGGCTTGTTAAAGATGTCCATTCATTCCCCACTGGGTTCCTATGATACGCACTCCTATGATTACATTCGGGAAACTCGCAATGTCATGGGATGCCTGCATCTGCTGCGGACCAGTGCCGTGAAGAATATCAAGGCCGGGTTTGATATCCGGTTCTCTCCATCCCAGGTGGATGACATCGATCATGACATTGCCGTCTGTCTCGAAGGGCATAAGGTGATGTATTGTGGTTTGGTGACTTGTGTTCATCATCAATCAAGCGGTGTCAATTTCAAACGAATCAATGACAATATCGCGGCAACCGGGAGCACAATGGGGAATGATATCAAGTTTTACTTCAAGCACCTGGAACACATGCACGCTGTCAAGGCTCTTGATAATCTGTCCCTTGACCTGGGGGTACGATTGCCGGAATTCTAG
- a CDS encoding YggS family pyridoxal phosphate-dependent enzyme — translation MIDRKNELAERTTLVREELAEAAKKAGRTPDDITLVAVSKLHPASDIRALAETGHVDFGENYVQEAVDKQKTLADLKVNWHFIGGLQSNKAKFVAGKFGLVHSVDSLKLAQALSRKALGQETVQDILIQVNIAGEVQKSGIVVEELPSLAEAVMEMEGIRLVGLMTLPPFFDEPERARPVFSRLRELKDMVESQVGARLPHLSMGMTGDFIPAVEEGATLVRIGTRIFGVRPPKV, via the coding sequence ATGATCGACAGAAAAAATGAACTGGCTGAGCGGACCACTCTGGTCAGGGAAGAGTTGGCTGAGGCGGCAAAAAAAGCGGGACGTACTCCCGATGACATCACTCTGGTGGCGGTCTCGAAACTCCACCCGGCAAGTGACATCAGGGCGCTCGCCGAAACCGGACACGTTGACTTCGGCGAGAACTATGTGCAGGAGGCCGTGGACAAGCAGAAAACCCTGGCTGACCTGAAGGTCAATTGGCACTTCATCGGCGGCCTGCAGTCCAACAAGGCAAAGTTTGTGGCCGGAAAATTCGGGCTTGTTCACAGTGTTGACTCGCTGAAGCTGGCCCAGGCCCTTTCCCGGAAAGCGTTGGGGCAGGAGACGGTTCAGGATATTCTCATTCAGGTGAATATCGCCGGAGAAGTCCAGAAATCCGGGATTGTGGTTGAAGAACTGCCCTCTTTGGCAGAGGCTGTCATGGAAATGGAAGGCATCCGCCTCGTTGGGTTGATGACGTTGCCACCTTTTTTTGATGAACCGGAACGCGCACGACCCGTTTTTTCCCGACTTCGCGAGTTGAAGGACATGGTGGAAAGTCAGGTTGGTGCAAGGTTGCCACACCTCTCCATGGGGATGACAGGAGATTTCATCCCGGCCGTGGAAGAGGGAGCAACTCTGGTCAGGATAGGCACGCGTATTTTCGGGGTGAGACCCCCCAAGGTATAA
- a CDS encoding motility protein A has protein sequence MDLATVIGIVLSFGLVVSAILSGSSLIIFISVPSFLIVIGGTLGAAMVNYPMGYVIGVIGVIKNTFFSNLESPVNIIEQFKDYANRARREGILSLEPLIKEIDDEYMRKGLQLTVDGLEPQTIQEILETEVSYLSERHATGADVVAVLGTLAPAMGMIGTVVGLVQMLQTMSDPSSIGPAMAVALLTTLYGAILSNLVFNPMAGKLKARSKEETLLREMIMEGILSISKGENPRIIEEKLNSFLPPKDRVSSD, from the coding sequence ATGGATCTCGCAACTGTAATCGGCATTGTACTTTCGTTCGGTCTGGTTGTTTCGGCTATTTTATCCGGCTCCAGTCTGATCATCTTCATTTCCGTCCCCTCCTTTCTCATCGTCATTGGCGGGACACTTGGCGCGGCCATGGTCAACTATCCCATGGGCTATGTCATCGGTGTCATCGGCGTTATCAAGAACACCTTCTTTTCAAATCTTGAATCACCCGTGAATATCATTGAACAGTTCAAGGACTACGCCAACCGCGCCCGTCGCGAAGGCATCCTGTCCCTGGAGCCACTGATCAAGGAAATAGACGATGAATACATGCGCAAAGGCTTGCAACTGACAGTGGATGGTCTGGAACCGCAGACCATTCAGGAAATCCTTGAAACCGAGGTCTCTTACCTCAGCGAACGCCACGCGACCGGGGCGGACGTCGTGGCTGTCCTTGGTACGCTGGCCCCGGCCATGGGCATGATCGGCACGGTTGTCGGGCTGGTACAGATGCTTCAAACCATGTCGGACCCGTCTTCCATCGGCCCGGCAATGGCTGTGGCCTTGCTCACCACCCTGTATGGAGCGATCCTGTCCAACCTCGTCTTCAATCCCATGGCAGGCAAACTCAAGGCGCGCAGCAAAGAAGAAACGCTCCTGCGGGAAATGATCATGGAGGGGATTCTGTCCATCTCCAAAGGTGAAAATCCCCGTATCATAGAAGAAAAGCTCAACAGCTTCCTTCCGCCCAAAGACAGAGTTTCCTCGGACTAA
- a CDS encoding OmpA/MotB family protein, with protein MAKKEQKLICEEMPPWMITFSDVMTLMLTFFVLLVSMSQIDSRRKLVALGSIIGTFGWQDASYEVFSKTDTRRTVEPGPIDSGDLEPLKELKWENVDKDINFRSNRFVQILSINSSLLFPPGGIQLSDAGQALLKDFMPVFAQVQFPLLLAGHTTELRDELGNNYEPGDDTQTPDLSWKISLDRTLAVYSYLLEQGMRPEMLKVEAFGKYAPYYPRNTSENRAKNRRVDIVLDKRSLDAGERVRQIAPQPRNTPDTLDIDGFEFDLRPPAGLE; from the coding sequence ATGGCAAAAAAAGAACAAAAACTGATCTGTGAGGAGATGCCTCCCTGGATGATCACGTTCTCAGACGTCATGACGCTGATGCTGACCTTTTTTGTGCTCCTGGTTTCCATGTCGCAGATCGACTCGCGGAGAAAGCTCGTTGCCCTCGGTTCCATCATCGGAACTTTCGGTTGGCAGGACGCCAGCTATGAGGTTTTTTCCAAGACAGACACTCGGCGCACGGTTGAACCGGGGCCAATCGACAGCGGAGACCTCGAACCGCTCAAGGAACTCAAATGGGAAAATGTGGACAAGGATATCAATTTCCGATCCAATCGATTCGTTCAGATTCTTTCCATCAATTCCAGTCTCCTTTTCCCCCCTGGGGGGATACAGTTATCCGACGCGGGGCAGGCTCTGCTCAAGGACTTCATGCCTGTCTTTGCCCAGGTCCAATTCCCCCTGCTTCTGGCCGGGCACACAACAGAGCTTCGTGATGAATTGGGCAATAATTATGAACCGGGCGATGACACCCAAACCCCGGACCTGTCATGGAAAATTTCCCTGGACAGAACCCTGGCTGTCTACAGTTACCTTCTGGAACAGGGGATGCGCCCGGAGATGCTCAAGGTTGAAGCCTTCGGGAAGTATGCTCCCTATTACCCGCGCAATACCTCTGAAAACCGAGCGAAAAACCGGCGCGTGGATATTGTGCTCGACAAACGCAGTCTGGATGCGGGCGAACGCGTCCGCCAAATTGCCCCCCAACCCCGGAACACGCCGGACACATTGGATATCGACGGCTTTGAATTTGATCTCAGGCCACCGGCAGGACTGGAGTAG
- a CDS encoding OmpA/MotB family protein — protein MARKKKENCPPLALWLVTFSDLVTLLLTFFVLLLTMSSMDNSVLTRVTLHTADLGLLDKRGSGRVNAKERLIIDLMERPWEVLDKKQRLKDLLFPDDELPEEIEKSDLNDNLEVLAKPDGVALVFTDKLLFAPGSSELSSRGQFVINRLIPMMTQTRAPINIAGYTDATEASQTPLELSGDRALSVLTYLVSSGVENNRFSLSAYGDSAPVRDDLGRPAASDMNRRVEILLKTARPIGGY, from the coding sequence ATGGCCAGAAAAAAGAAAGAAAATTGTCCGCCTCTCGCGCTTTGGCTGGTCACTTTTTCCGACCTGGTCACACTGCTGCTGACATTTTTCGTTCTGTTGCTGACAATGTCCTCCATGGACAATTCCGTCCTGACTCGTGTCACCTTGCACACGGCCGATCTCGGCCTGCTGGACAAACGCGGTTCAGGCCGAGTCAATGCCAAGGAACGGCTCATAATCGATCTTATGGAACGGCCATGGGAAGTTCTCGACAAGAAACAACGCCTCAAGGATCTGCTCTTTCCGGATGATGAGCTTCCCGAAGAAATCGAGAAATCAGACCTCAATGACAATCTTGAAGTCCTGGCGAAACCTGACGGCGTTGCCTTGGTCTTCACGGACAAATTATTATTTGCCCCCGGTTCCAGCGAACTCTCCTCCCGAGGACAATTCGTCATTAACAGACTGATACCAATGATGACCCAGACCCGAGCACCGATCAACATCGCAGGATATACGGACGCCACGGAGGCATCACAAACGCCGCTGGAACTCTCAGGCGATCGGGCTTTGTCAGTCCTGACATATCTGGTATCCTCCGGAGTGGAAAACAATCGATTCTCCCTGTCTGCCTATGGAGACAGTGCCCCGGTGAGGGATGATCTGGGCAGACCGGCCGCGTCGGACATGAATCGGCGGGTCGAAATACTTTTGAAAACAGCCCGACCCATCGGCGGCTATTGA
- a CDS encoding flagellar basal body-associated FliL family protein → MAKEELPQEEKKKGGMLKWIIIAVLLIALGVGGYFGYTMFLAAPEEEAASEQQAADKGDEQAPLESLEGTLTPLPVFLVNLADPLGRRYLKLGMEVEVRDPEAQAALTKYEAKIKDTLLLLLSSKTYESLSSIESKVELKQEVADRLNQILGKGSVLRVYITEMVIQ, encoded by the coding sequence ATGGCTAAAGAAGAATTGCCACAGGAAGAAAAGAAAAAGGGCGGAATGCTCAAGTGGATCATTATTGCCGTTCTGCTCATCGCCCTCGGTGTCGGCGGCTATTTCGGATATACCATGTTTCTTGCCGCCCCGGAGGAAGAAGCAGCCAGTGAACAACAGGCTGCCGACAAAGGGGATGAGCAGGCTCCTCTGGAATCACTGGAAGGAACCCTGACCCCACTGCCCGTGTTCCTCGTCAACCTGGCTGACCCCTTGGGGCGCAGGTATCTCAAGCTTGGCATGGAGGTCGAAGTTCGCGACCCTGAGGCACAGGCGGCGTTGACCAAGTATGAGGCCAAGATCAAGGATACGCTGCTGCTCCTCCTGTCCAGCAAAACTTATGAATCGCTCTCCAGCATAGAATCCAAGGTGGAACTCAAGCAGGAAGTGGCTGATCGACTCAACCAGATACTTGGCAAAGGCAGTGTTCTTCGCGTGTATATCACCGAGATGGTTATCCAGTAG
- the fliN gene encoding flagellar motor switch protein FliN — protein sequence MADDQDKLAQEWADALLDGGDSDDPLAGLDNVTDPADAGSADVGNEEESLADEWAAALADSEQDEVKHEKEQAFLSTQTHEYDLPDMGPDAKAGSSSGKRDLDFILDIPLEVSAELGRTKLLINELLQLGQGSVVELNKLAGEPMEIYVNGKLVARGEAVVINEKFGIRLTDIISPIERVKQLG from the coding sequence ATGGCCGACGATCAAGATAAATTGGCACAGGAATGGGCGGACGCACTGCTGGACGGGGGTGATTCAGATGACCCATTGGCAGGGCTGGATAACGTGACTGACCCGGCTGATGCCGGAAGTGCAGACGTGGGCAACGAGGAAGAATCTCTTGCCGACGAATGGGCAGCCGCCCTGGCTGATTCCGAGCAGGATGAGGTGAAGCACGAAAAGGAACAGGCTTTTCTCTCCACCCAGACACACGAGTACGACCTGCCGGATATGGGACCGGACGCCAAGGCCGGAAGTTCAAGCGGCAAGCGTGATCTCGACTTCATTCTCGATATTCCGCTTGAAGTCTCTGCCGAGTTGGGCCGGACAAAGCTACTTATCAACGAACTGCTCCAGTTGGGGCAGGGATCGGTTGTCGAGTTGAACAAACTGGCTGGCGAACCAATGGAAATATATGTCAACGGCAAGCTCGTTGCGCGCGGCGAAGCCGTTGTCATCAACGAAAAATTCGGTATCAGGCTGACGGATATCATCAGCCCCATCGAACGGGTGAAGCAACTTGGATAA
- the fliO gene encoding flagellar biosynthetic protein FliO, which produces MDNLLGTNASAVSPMNLPVADTGQTILVTLGYLCLLLGVIFLAYWLLRKLGFHGMSTQGGKAAPRLVSRLMLGNRQSVAVIRYRETDLVIGVTEERISLLKEFDADQSTNEEDPRPAPKTFAAILKRTKRNEEQG; this is translated from the coding sequence TTGGATAACCTCCTTGGCACCAATGCCTCGGCAGTAAGTCCCATGAATCTCCCGGTCGCTGATACCGGACAGACCATTCTGGTCACGTTGGGATATCTCTGTCTGCTTCTCGGGGTCATTTTTCTGGCATACTGGCTCCTCAGAAAACTGGGGTTTCACGGAATGAGCACCCAGGGTGGCAAGGCGGCTCCCCGACTCGTCTCCCGCCTGATGCTGGGTAATCGACAAAGTGTGGCCGTCATTCGCTACAGGGAAACGGATTTGGTCATAGGCGTTACCGAAGAGCGTATATCACTGCTCAAGGAATTTGATGCAGACCAAAGCACAAACGAGGAAGACCCTCGGCCCGCCCCGAAAACATTTGCCGCGATACTGAAACGAACCAAAAGGAATGAGGAGCAAGGATGA